The proteins below are encoded in one region of Neoasaia chiangmaiensis:
- a CDS encoding flagellar biosynthesis regulator FlaF, which produces MNYAVSRYVRQTDSGLSSKDVEIDSFKRANNLLLNAGTVDERRSALRINYMMWSILTRGVDRTDNLLPDLLKKDLISLGGWVMNFSNAALNDSSDLQPLIDINRDMIDGLNQSKEVAQQKSERHDGVFGMAV; this is translated from the coding sequence TTGAATTACGCGGTCTCGAGGTATGTCCGGCAGACGGACAGTGGTCTCTCTTCGAAGGATGTCGAAATTGACTCCTTTAAAAGAGCGAATAATCTTCTTCTCAATGCCGGCACAGTGGACGAGCGGCGTTCGGCGCTTCGTATCAATTATATGATGTGGAGTATTTTGACGCGCGGCGTGGATCGGACCGACAATCTTTTGCCGGATTTATTGAAAAAAGACCTGATTAGCCTGGGCGGGTGGGTCATGAATTTCAGCAATGCCGCGTTAAACGACTCAAGCGATCTACAACCTTTGATAGATATCAATCGGGATATGATTGATGGTTTGAATCAATCAAAAGAGGTTGCTCAGCAAAAGTCAGAAAGACATGACGGCGTTTTCGGAATGGCAGTGTAG
- the miaA gene encoding tRNA (adenosine(37)-N6)-dimethylallyltransferase MiaA: MTHSRIAIIVAGPTCSGKSALALNLATRFGGHVLNADSMQVYRDLRVLTARPSEHDENAAPHRLYGVLDAEKAGSVAWWRSAALDAMATAWRAGAVPILCGGTGMYLRALTDGLVEVPDPGASAREEARTMIEVEGAASVHARLAAVDPETASGLRATDGQRIARAWEVWRGTGHGLAWWRKQPGLPPAPCRFLAVRLDPPRPLLREAIAKRFRTMLDEGALAEVDALMARDLSSALPAMRAHGVPELIAYRHGTIGLDEALERAVLATGRYTRRQATWFNHHSLATDEDTYISRDRFDPSAQLSKRESDKIEIFIHERLTCV; this comes from the coding sequence ATGACACACTCCCGGATCGCGATCATTGTGGCGGGACCGACCTGCTCGGGCAAGTCGGCGCTCGCGCTGAATCTGGCAACGCGGTTCGGGGGACATGTTCTCAATGCCGATTCAATGCAGGTTTATCGCGACTTGCGCGTTCTGACGGCACGCCCGTCGGAGCACGATGAAAACGCTGCCCCTCATCGGCTTTACGGTGTGCTGGATGCGGAAAAGGCGGGCAGTGTGGCGTGGTGGCGCTCGGCGGCGCTTGACGCCATGGCAACTGCCTGGCGTGCCGGTGCTGTGCCGATCCTGTGCGGGGGCACAGGCATGTATCTCCGGGCACTCACGGATGGTCTGGTCGAAGTGCCGGATCCGGGGGCATCGGCGCGGGAGGAAGCGCGTACGATGATTGAGGTGGAGGGCGCGGCATCCGTCCATGCGCGGCTGGCGGCAGTGGACCCGGAAACGGCAAGCGGCCTTCGCGCCACGGATGGGCAGCGGATTGCGCGCGCCTGGGAAGTCTGGCGCGGTACGGGGCATGGTCTGGCATGGTGGCGGAAGCAACCGGGTCTGCCGCCTGCACCCTGCCGGTTTCTGGCCGTGCGTCTCGATCCCCCGCGCCCCTTGTTGCGGGAGGCAATCGCAAAGCGATTCCGGACAATGCTCGACGAGGGAGCGTTGGCGGAAGTGGATGCCCTGATGGCACGCGATCTTTCATCCGCCCTGCCAGCCATGCGTGCGCATGGCGTGCCGGAATTGATCGCTTACCGTCATGGGACGATCGGTCTGGACGAAGCGCTGGAACGGGCAGTCCTGGCGACGGGACGCTACACGCGCCGACAGGCGACATGGTTCAATCATCATTCTCTGGCAACTGACGAAGACACATACATTTCGCGCGATAGATTCGACCCGTCTGCGCAACTTTCGAAAAGAGAATCAGATAAAATAGAAATTTTCATACATGAGCGATTGACGTGCGTCTAA
- a CDS encoding TetR/AcrR family transcriptional regulator yields MPDDFANSASNPEDASATQHFCAKRQQVLRGAEAVFLEHGYEGASMSQIAQRAKVSKGTLYNHFENKADLFAALIDELSRLKLATMFERISTPEGNCAETLVTAAAEFITILISPSPVGMYRIIVSEAPKFPHLADIFWRYGSGIVLRNMSAWLENESKKGNLAIDDPVFAAEQFFALCQTRIIQRRRLELPVDCSKAAIQEVARKTGDAFLKIYGPVQS; encoded by the coding sequence ATGCCTGACGACTTCGCCAACTCTGCTTCAAACCCGGAGGATGCGTCGGCAACGCAACACTTTTGTGCAAAGCGTCAACAGGTCTTGCGCGGCGCAGAGGCCGTTTTTCTGGAACATGGCTACGAAGGCGCGTCGATGTCCCAGATCGCGCAACGCGCCAAGGTCTCAAAAGGCACGCTCTACAATCACTTTGAAAATAAAGCCGATCTTTTTGCTGCGCTAATTGATGAACTCAGCAGACTCAAACTTGCAACGATGTTCGAGCGCATTTCAACGCCTGAAGGAAATTGTGCAGAAACACTTGTTACGGCTGCTGCTGAATTTATCACTATCCTAATTAGCCCAAGCCCGGTGGGCATGTATCGAATTATTGTTTCCGAAGCACCCAAATTTCCTCATCTGGCGGACATCTTCTGGCGTTACGGTTCCGGCATCGTATTGAGGAATATGTCGGCATGGCTTGAAAACGAGAGCAAAAAAGGCAATCTCGCGATAGATGACCCTGTTTTCGCAGCCGAGCAATTCTTCGCATTGTGCCAGACACGAATTATTCAACGTCGGCGACTAGAGCTTCCCGTTGATTGCAGCAAGGCGGCCATTCAAGAAGTTGCGCGAAAGACAGGGGATGCCTTTCTGAAAATATACGGTCCTGTCCAGTCCTGA
- the serB gene encoding phosphoserine phosphatase SerB has protein sequence MTLPYVLTLVANRENGTLPTAVIDVARNMVKGAKPNILSPGEAVDIPCPAPGAGSPSAATLRASFARHQVDALLLKSRGRRKAVLVADMDSTILKNETLDDLADLLGCGDEVRRITEASMNGEMDFDAALQARVALLKGKNADTLKKVLEKLVIQDGAKTLVQTMKAHNARTALVSGGFTYFTHHVAAACGFDEHHGNELAIRNGVLTGELAAPILGPNAKLQHLERLAAERGVKLGATLTTGDGANDLPMLRAAGLGIAYHAKPHVREEIVTQVNHAGLRAHLFAQGYPAQAFVS, from the coding sequence ATGACCCTTCCTTATGTTTTGACTCTTGTCGCCAATCGTGAAAACGGCACACTTCCCACCGCGGTGATCGACGTTGCGCGAAACATGGTGAAGGGCGCCAAGCCCAACATCCTCTCGCCGGGCGAAGCGGTCGACATCCCCTGCCCCGCACCCGGTGCCGGCTCGCCGTCGGCAGCGACGCTGCGCGCAAGTTTCGCACGACATCAGGTCGACGCGCTGCTGCTGAAAAGTCGTGGACGCCGCAAGGCCGTGCTGGTTGCCGACATGGACAGCACGATCCTGAAGAATGAAACGCTGGACGATCTTGCGGATCTCTTAGGATGTGGCGACGAGGTGCGGCGCATCACTGAGGCGTCGATGAACGGCGAAATGGACTTCGATGCGGCGCTTCAGGCGCGCGTCGCGTTACTAAAAGGGAAAAACGCCGACACCCTGAAAAAAGTCCTCGAAAAGCTCGTCATTCAGGACGGCGCAAAAACGCTGGTCCAGACCATGAAAGCACATAACGCACGCACGGCGTTGGTCTCGGGTGGGTTCACCTATTTCACCCATCATGTTGCTGCGGCGTGCGGTTTCGATGAGCATCACGGAAATGAACTTGCCATACGGAACGGTGTCCTGACCGGAGAGCTGGCAGCACCAATCCTGGGCCCCAATGCCAAACTTCAGCATCTCGAACGCCTTGCGGCGGAACGAGGCGTCAAGTTAGGCGCCACGTTGACCACCGGTGATGGCGCAAACGATCTTCCCATGTTGAGAGCAGCCGGGCTGGGGATTGCATATCACGCAAAGCCACACGTTCGCGAGGAGATCGTAACGCAGGTCAATCATGCGGGCCTGCGTGCGCATCTTTTTGCACAAGGCTATCCAGCGCAGGCATTCGTTTCGTGA